From Ignisphaera aggregans DSM 17230, the proteins below share one genomic window:
- a CDS encoding Glyoxylate reductase (COGs: COG1052 Lactate dehydrogenase and related dehydrogenase~InterPro IPR006139:IPR006140~KEGG: tpe:Tpen_0823 glyoxylate reductase~PFAM: D-isomer specific 2-hydroxyacid dehydrogenase NAD-binding; D-isomer specific 2-hydroxyacid dehydrogenase catalytic region~PRIAM: Glyoxylate reductase~SPTR: A1RYE4 Glyoxylate reductase~PFAM: D-isomer specific 2-hydroxyacid dehydrogenase, NAD binding domain; D-isomer specific 2-hydroxyacid dehydrogenase, catalytic domain) has translation MTFKIIVTYRIDEEGLKLLKSIGDVFISEKMITSEDELIKNISDTDAVLAVRGVEPFTRRVLESAPKLKIIARHGVGYDKIDVNAANELGIWVTIAPVNASTVAEHTIALIMALAKKLFKLDRFVRDGVWYKERMEFPDLLGIDLAGRVLGIIGLGRIGQEVAKRALALGMKVIYYDIVRREDLERTWNIEYRSLNELLRTSDFVSIHVPLTNETYHMIGEKELRLMKPTAYLVNTARGAVIDTDALVKALKEGWIAGAGLDVFEEEPLPPNHPLTKLDNVILTPHAASLTIECRRRLAITAAEEIIRVLRGGEPRYPVNRPLNPRRV, from the coding sequence ATGACGTTTAAGATTATTGTGACATACAGGATTGATGAAGAGGGCTTAAAGCTTTTGAAGAGTATAGGCGATGTATTTATATCTGAAAAAATGATAACATCTGAGGATGAGCTTATAAAAAATATTAGTGATACTGATGCTGTTCTTGCAGTAAGAGGTGTTGAACCTTTTACAAGAAGAGTTTTAGAGTCAGCTCCAAAGCTTAAGATTATTGCTAGACATGGAGTAGGATATGATAAAATTGATGTTAATGCGGCTAACGAACTAGGTATATGGGTTACCATAGCCCCTGTCAATGCTTCTACTGTAGCTGAACATACAATAGCATTGATTATGGCTTTAGCAAAAAAGCTATTTAAACTAGATAGATTTGTTAGAGATGGTGTATGGTATAAAGAGAGAATGGAATTTCCAGATCTCTTAGGAATAGATCTAGCTGGAAGAGTACTAGGTATAATAGGACTTGGTAGAATAGGGCAGGAAGTTGCAAAAAGAGCTTTAGCCCTAGGTATGAAGGTTATATACTATGATATAGTTAGAAGAGAAGATTTAGAAAGAACATGGAATATTGAATATAGATCACTCAATGAACTTCTCAGAACCTCAGACTTTGTATCTATACATGTACCTTTGACTAATGAAACATACCATATGATTGGAGAGAAAGAACTAAGGCTAATGAAGCCTACAGCATATCTAGTAAATACAGCTAGAGGTGCTGTTATAGATACAGATGCACTTGTAAAAGCATTAAAAGAGGGTTGGATAGCTGGAGCAGGACTAGATGTATTTGAAGAAGAACCACTACCACCAAACCACCCACTAACTAAGCTAGATAATGTTATCTTGACACCACATGCAGCCAGCCTTACAATAGAATGTAGGAGGAGACTTGCTATAACTGCTGCAGAAGAAATCATAAGAGTACTGCGAGGAGGAGAACCAAGATATCCTGTCAATAGACCTTTAAATCCACGTAGGGTATAG
- a CDS encoding 2-dehydro-3-deoxyglucarate aldolase (COGs: COG3836 2 4-dihydroxyhept-2-ene-1 7-dioic acid aldolase~InterPro IPR005000~KEGG: pcl:Pcal_1422 2-dehydro-3-deoxyglucarate aldolase~PFAM: HpcH/HpaI aldolase~PRIAM: 2-dehydro-3-deoxyglucarate aldolase~SPTR: A3MW25 2-dehydro-3-deoxyglucarate aldolase~PFAM: HpcH/HpaI aldolase/citrate lyase family) translates to MNLKQRMKKGDILLGTWITINHPDVVDALSELPFDWFVFDLEHAPLDISNLEILLMPLKNTGIAPLARAPWNDMIWIKRILDVGVEGIVAPWINSGREAELFVKYATYPPKGLRGVGPRRAIRYGNIRFDEYYKRFETEDRVLIAQIETRDAIENVEDIVSVDGIDGAYIGPMDLSVNLGIPLQYSHPIFEEAITKVLKVCQKYDKTPGIHGLSLELVRKYIDMGFRFIAIMSDIGVMLSGFRNILQQFNRSK, encoded by the coding sequence ATGAACTTAAAACAGAGGATGAAGAAAGGAGATATCCTTTTGGGAACTTGGATAACTATAAATCATCCAGATGTTGTTGATGCTCTTTCAGAACTTCCATTTGATTGGTTTGTATTTGATTTGGAACATGCACCATTGGATATTTCAAATCTTGAAATATTGTTAATGCCCCTAAAGAATACTGGTATAGCGCCGCTAGCAAGAGCTCCTTGGAATGATATGATATGGATAAAACGAATTCTTGATGTTGGTGTAGAAGGTATAGTTGCACCATGGATTAATAGTGGTAGAGAAGCAGAGCTATTTGTAAAGTATGCTACATATCCTCCAAAAGGTCTTAGGGGTGTTGGTCCTAGGAGAGCTATAAGATATGGTAATATAAGATTTGATGAATATTATAAAAGATTTGAAACAGAAGATAGAGTTCTAATTGCTCAGATAGAAACTAGAGATGCTATAGAGAATGTAGAAGATATAGTTAGTGTCGATGGTATAGATGGTGCATATATAGGGCCTATGGATCTCTCTGTAAACCTTGGAATACCTCTTCAGTATTCTCATCCAATATTTGAAGAAGCTATAACTAAGGTGTTAAAGGTGTGTCAAAAATATGATAAAACTCCAGGGATACATGGTCTTAGTCTAGAACTGGTTAGGAAATATATTGATATGGGGTTTAGATTTATAGCAATAATGAGTGACATAGGAGTAATGCTATCGGGTTTTAGAAACATTCTCCAGCAATTCAATAGGAGTAAATAA
- a CDS encoding cobalamin B12-binding domain protein (COGs: COG5012 cobalamin binding protein~InterPro IPR006158:IPR003759~KEGG: tpe:Tpen_1212 methionine synthase~PFAM: cobalamin B12-binding domain protein; Methionine synthase B12-binding module cap domain protein~SPTR: A1RZI0 Monomethylamine corrinoid protein~PFAM: B12 binding domain~TIGRFAM: methyltransferase cognate corrinoid proteins, Methanosarcina family; methylmalonyl-CoA mutase C-terminal domain) yields the protein MSLLDKIKESLANLDPDSTREYVEEAVKSNIPVRDILDAMASGMEEVGRRYERGEYFVADLIVAGDIFKDIMENLLRPLIKKESGEVIGRIVIGTVYGDIHDIGKNLVATFLEAAGFEVIDLGVDVPPEKFVDAIKQYNPDIVGISALLTSTMIHMKHIIDAIKEAGLRYKVKIIVGGAPVTEKFAKEIGADAYAENAFKAVEICKKLIEEKKKKQ from the coding sequence ATGAGTTTATTGGATAAGATTAAGGAGTCTTTAGCTAATCTAGATCCTGATTCAACTAGGGAATATGTTGAGGAGGCAGTTAAAAGTAATATTCCTGTTAGAGATATTCTGGATGCTATGGCCAGCGGTATGGAGGAGGTTGGTAGGAGGTATGAGAGGGGTGAGTATTTTGTTGCAGATCTTATTGTAGCTGGAGACATATTTAAGGATATCATGGAAAATCTCCTAAGACCATTGATTAAGAAGGAGAGTGGTGAGGTTATTGGGAGGATTGTTATAGGTACTGTATATGGAGATATCCATGACATTGGTAAAAACTTAGTAGCAACATTTCTAGAAGCAGCAGGTTTCGAGGTTATCGATCTAGGTGTAGATGTACCTCCAGAGAAATTTGTAGATGCTATAAAACAATACAATCCAGATATAGTTGGTATCTCTGCATTACTCACATCAACAATGATACACATGAAACACATAATAGATGCGATAAAGGAAGCAGGATTGAGATATAAGGTAAAGATTATTGTGGGTGGTGCACCAGTAACAGAAAAATTTGCTAAAGAGATAGGTGCAGATGCATATGCAGAAAATGCCTTCAAAGCAGTAGAAATATGTAAAAAGCTAATAGAGGAAAAGAAAAAGAAGCAATAA
- a CDS encoding putative small multi-drug export (COGs: COG2426 membrane protein~InterPro IPR009577~KEGG: dka:DKAM_0617 small multidrug export protein~PFAM: putative small multi-drug export~SPTR: B8D4B2 Small multidrug export protein~PFAM: Putative small multi-drug export protein) — MENDIYYLAIIFMVSLLPTVEVRGSIPLAFLWFSNEPNLFTISILIAVIGNLIIAPILIPLLSLFEKAFINSRYIPTKIKDLYLWLINRARKKSKEIERYEFLGLTIFVTLPIPGTGAWTASLIAHVMGMERRKALISIELGVLGASLIVFSVIYLGLEILKKIFMLG; from the coding sequence ATGGAGAATGATATCTACTACTTGGCTATAATATTTATGGTCTCACTTCTACCCACGGTTGAGGTTAGAGGCTCTATACCATTAGCATTTCTATGGTTTAGTAACGAACCTAATCTCTTTACCATAAGCATATTGATAGCTGTAATAGGAAATCTTATTATTGCTCCAATACTCATACCCCTTCTATCTCTATTTGAGAAAGCTTTTATCAATAGTAGATATATTCCTACTAAGATCAAAGATCTATATTTATGGCTTATTAATAGAGCTAGAAAGAAGAGTAAGGAAATAGAAAGATATGAATTTCTTGGACTAACAATATTTGTTACTCTTCCCATTCCAGGTACAGGTGCTTGGACAGCCTCACTAATAGCACATGTGATGGGCATGGAAAGAAGAAAAGCCTTAATCTCTATAGAGCTTGGAGTACTTGGTGCTTCACTAATAGTCTTCTCAGTAATTTATCTAGGTCTTGAGATATTGAAAAAAATATTTATGTTGGGATAG
- a CDS encoding L-aspartate aminotransferase apoenzyme (COGs: COG0436 Aspartate/tyrosine/aromatic aminotransferase~InterPro IPR001176:IPR004839:IPR004838~KEGG: smr:Smar_0276 aspartate aminotransferase~PFAM: aminotransferase class I and II~SPTR: A3DL79 Aminotransferase~PFAM: Aminotransferase class I and II), translating to MEPPTLRYRESIKGISGRKSFTYLARAKEYSRKGIEVINFGIGQPDIPTPKHIVEEAKRALDNGFTGYTESVGILELREAVAEYLNTRYGSDVKTSEIIITPGALSAIYLAMISFLDPGDEVIVIEPSYPPYTEIAKFIGAIPRYVPMIWMGSEEGFRLDLESLENSITNRTKMIILNNPHNPTGAVVPPRDIERLFEIAKSYGVIILADEIYDNFILEETQFTSTISFSEWRDYLLYVNGFSKTFSMTGWRLGYLVAREEVIAKLSNLAVNIWSCPTSFVQKAGVIALKGPWEPVKEMINLFRKRRDYMVTKLREIRGVEVWPSKATFYLFPSIEKILSNLNIDVDSFAEQLLEKKYVVVLPGTAFPDKAGRNFLRLSFSLNIKLIEKGIERFKEFIDELMYK from the coding sequence TTGGAACCACCTACACTAAGATATAGAGAGTCTATTAAAGGTATTTCAGGTAGAAAGAGTTTCACATATTTGGCTAGAGCAAAGGAGTATTCTAGAAAGGGTATAGAGGTAATAAATTTTGGTATAGGACAACCAGATATTCCTACACCAAAACATATTGTTGAAGAGGCGAAAAGAGCTCTTGATAATGGATTTACAGGATATACAGAGAGTGTAGGAATCTTAGAGTTGAGGGAAGCTGTAGCAGAATATCTTAATACTAGATATGGTTCAGATGTAAAGACTTCTGAGATCATTATAACTCCTGGAGCTTTATCAGCAATATATTTAGCGATGATATCCTTTCTAGATCCTGGAGATGAAGTTATAGTTATTGAGCCTTCATATCCTCCCTATACAGAGATAGCTAAGTTTATTGGTGCTATACCGAGATATGTACCAATGATATGGATGGGTAGTGAAGAGGGATTTAGACTAGATTTAGAGTCTCTAGAGAATAGCATTACAAATAGAACAAAGATGATAATTCTTAATAATCCACATAATCCTACAGGAGCTGTAGTACCACCTAGGGATATAGAAAGGTTATTTGAGATAGCAAAATCATATGGGGTAATAATACTTGCAGATGAAATCTATGATAATTTCATTCTCGAAGAAACACAATTTACATCAACTATAAGCTTCTCTGAATGGAGAGACTATCTACTATATGTAAATGGATTCTCAAAAACATTTTCAATGACCGGATGGAGATTAGGATATCTTGTCGCTAGAGAAGAGGTAATAGCAAAACTATCAAATCTAGCTGTAAATATATGGTCATGTCCCACCTCATTTGTACAGAAAGCAGGTGTTATAGCTCTTAAAGGTCCGTGGGAGCCAGTTAAAGAAATGATTAATTTGTTTAGAAAGAGAAGAGATTATATGGTAACAAAACTTAGGGAGATTAGAGGAGTAGAGGTTTGGCCTAGTAAAGCAACATTCTATCTATTTCCATCAATAGAAAAAATACTGTCAAACCTTAATATAGATGTAGATTCCTTTGCTGAACAACTACTAGAGAAAAAATATGTGGTAGTACTTCCAGGTACAGCCTTCCCCGATAAAGCAGGTAGAAATTTCCTTCGGCTAAGCTTTTCACTCAATATTAAGCTTATTGAAAAAGGTATAGAGAGATTCAAGGAATTCATAGATGAATTAATGTATAAATAG
- a CDS encoding molybdopterin-guanine dinucleotide biosynthesis protein (COGs: COG0746 Molybdopterin-guanine dinucleotide biosynthesis protein A~KEGG: tpe:Tpen_0178 molybdopterin-guanine dinucleotide biosynthesis protein~SPTR: A1RWK8 Molybdopterin-guanine dinucleotide biosynthesis protein), whose translation MEKCISIAILAGGEGQRLGGIFKPLLDICNEPMIKRIIRNIEGIGYEVLISVRNSEQINLLKNVIEYNVRYIVDRGTYRNGILRALYSISQEANCNTIAILPCDTPFIRRETIVNLLKSHRDECDVSIPVWPNGYIEPIVGVYNRNSLLRVLEYTPRDNIIAVRDLYRYMHSVCYIDIYSISSNPDKEFLNINTNGDIAKAQTLCQDFSL comes from the coding sequence ATGGAGAAATGTATAAGTATAGCTATTCTAGCTGGTGGAGAGGGTCAAAGGCTTGGAGGCATATTTAAACCACTTTTAGATATATGTAATGAGCCTATGATAAAAAGAATAATTAGAAATATAGAGGGTATAGGATATGAAGTTCTAATATCTGTTAGAAATAGTGAACAGATAAATCTGTTAAAAAATGTAATAGAATACAATGTTAGATATATAGTTGATAGAGGAACATATAGGAATGGCATATTAAGAGCTTTATATAGTATATCTCAAGAAGCAAATTGTAATACCATAGCTATTCTACCATGTGATACACCTTTTATTAGAAGGGAAACCATAGTCAATCTCTTAAAAAGCCATAGAGATGAATGCGATGTATCAATACCCGTATGGCCAAATGGATATATAGAGCCTATAGTTGGTGTATATAATAGGAATTCTCTTCTTAGAGTATTGGAATATACACCTAGAGACAATATCATAGCTGTAAGAGATTTGTATAGATATATGCATAGTGTATGTTATATCGATATATATTCAATATCTAGTAATCCAGATAAAGAATTCTTAAATATAAATACAAATGGAGATATTGCTAAAGCTCAGACACTATGTCAAGATTTCTCGCTATAG
- a CDS encoding formylmethanofuran dehydrogenase subunit C (COGs: COG2218 Formylmethanofuran dehydrogenase subunit C~InterPro IPR002489:IPR017550~KEGG: mka:MK1530 formylmethanofuran dehydrogenase subunit C~PFAM: glutamate synthase alpha subunit domain protein~PRIAM: Formylmethanofuran dehydrogenase~SPTR: Q8TV68 Formylmethanofuran dehydrogenase subunit C~TIGRFAM: formylmethanofuran dehydrogenase subunit C~PFAM: GXGXG motif~TIGRFAM: formylmethanofuran dehydrogenase subunit C), whose protein sequence is MVDSYTYTFSLKHLPKVPINVSSIRPEDIAGKNINEIRNMQILYGSRKIVIEEIFDVDGYSKAPRDADRITIIFRGHGTRKLWYVGYMMSRGNIVVDGDVGPLTGYKMSGGSIVVKGNTGKWLGAEMSGGNIYVYGNGEDFIGGRTFFSNGSGMSGGRIIVYGSVGSYIGYGMRNGYIEIHGDAGDFIGMENRGGTIVVKGSSGIYPGIEMVNGTIIVCRGVELIAPGFIASNTNSIDIYNPCTNDNSTNSAVLIGDILINGLGKIIIFYSEKS, encoded by the coding sequence ATGGTGGATAGCTATACATATACATTCTCTTTAAAACATCTTCCTAAGGTGCCAATCAATGTCAGTAGTATTAGACCAGAGGATATAGCTGGTAAAAATATTAATGAGATTCGAAATATGCAGATACTCTATGGCAGTAGAAAGATTGTGATAGAGGAGATTTTTGATGTAGATGGATATTCAAAAGCTCCTAGAGATGCTGATAGAATTACAATTATTTTCCGTGGCCATGGCACTAGAAAGCTTTGGTATGTCGGCTATATGATGAGTAGAGGAAATATAGTTGTAGATGGTGATGTAGGTCCTCTCACAGGATACAAAATGTCTGGAGGTTCGATAGTAGTTAAAGGGAATACCGGTAAGTGGCTAGGAGCGGAGATGAGTGGTGGTAATATCTATGTATATGGCAATGGCGAGGATTTTATTGGTGGAAGAACGTTCTTTAGCAATGGTAGTGGTATGTCTGGGGGTAGAATAATTGTTTATGGATCTGTAGGATCGTATATCGGATATGGTATGAGAAATGGATATATAGAGATACATGGTGATGCCGGTGATTTTATAGGTATGGAGAATCGTGGAGGAACTATAGTTGTAAAAGGTTCTAGTGGTATTTATCCAGGTATCGAAATGGTGAATGGCACGATCATAGTTTGTAGGGGGGTTGAACTTATTGCCCCAGGATTCATAGCATCGAATACTAATAGCATTGATATATACAATCCTTGCACAAATGATAATTCAACAAATAGTGCTGTTCTTATTGGAGATATACTTATTAATGGTCTTGGAAAGATCATTATTTTCTATAGCGAGAAATCTTGA
- a CDS encoding formylmethanofuran dehydrogenase subunit B (COGs: COG1029 Formylmethanofuran dehydrogenase subunit B~InterPro IPR006656:IPR006657:IPR016457~KEGG: mka:MK0259 formylmethanofuran dehydrogenase subunit B~PFAM: molydopterin dinucleotide-binding region; molybdopterin oxidoreductase~SPTR: Q8TYN5 Formylmethanofuran dehydrogenase subunit B~TIGRFAM: formylmethanofuran dehydrogenase subunit B~PFAM: Molybdopterin oxidoreductase; Molydopterin dinucleotide binding domain~TIGRFAM: formylmethanofuran dehydrogenase subunit B), which translates to MYFHERHRFILITGRTRSQGVSMEALGKFSSEYRDSVAVAYLNPIDIQELGLRYKIKIISSEGSIVLPIKEDYSLPRGIIFIPMGPWINSIIPSKTSIGIPQFKSLEVYIENTDENPTQLSDLINFNGETLFQYGVRNNGSTGDGVNVKRLSHVTCSFCGLACNDLVIEVKGDSIVSVVNGCSIGVSKFVNYHRNRILSPLIRDYNGSFIEVDFDVAIERAVEILTNAKHPLIYGLSNICNEAIEILVELAKVLGAAIDSTASVCHGPTVLGLSHIDVPRITLEDVKDVDTVVIWGANPLEAHIKLFTSYINSKKRIIAIDVRYTETLRYSHMAIVIRPGRDIELIRSIRLILKGFEIEDKEVAGLPIDTVYSLVDVLRNAKRGVFFIGMGLTMTRASFANIVELLNLVKELNRYGKWSLLPLRGRYNVTGTNVILREATGYPFGVDFSSGIPSMFPGVTTAVDLLTNGNVDAALIIGSDPVAHLPKKAVENLLRIPIITIDGRWSLTASLSDIVIPTGITGIECGGTAYRLDEVVIELKKVVDPQKDIRCDVEILRLLLDRIRERKHGG; encoded by the coding sequence ATGTACTTCCATGAGAGACATAGATTTATACTTATAACCGGTAGGACAAGATCCCAAGGAGTATCAATGGAAGCTCTAGGTAAATTTAGCTCTGAGTATCGAGATAGTGTTGCAGTAGCATATCTCAATCCTATTGATATACAAGAATTAGGATTGAGATATAAAATAAAGATTATATCGAGCGAGGGATCTATAGTTCTTCCGATTAAGGAAGATTATTCTCTACCTAGAGGCATTATTTTCATTCCTATGGGCCCATGGATAAATAGTATAATTCCATCAAAAACTTCTATTGGGATACCCCAATTTAAATCTCTTGAAGTATATATTGAAAATACTGATGAAAATCCGACACAGTTATCCGATTTAATTAATTTTAATGGGGAAACTCTTTTTCAATATGGTGTGAGGAATAATGGTAGCACTGGAGATGGTGTTAATGTTAAAAGGTTAAGTCATGTGACGTGTAGTTTCTGTGGATTGGCATGTAATGATCTTGTTATTGAGGTTAAAGGTGATAGTATAGTTAGTGTTGTTAATGGGTGTAGCATAGGAGTATCAAAATTTGTTAACTATCATAGGAATAGAATTCTAAGTCCTTTGATAAGAGATTACAATGGATCTTTCATTGAGGTAGATTTCGATGTAGCTATAGAGAGAGCTGTAGAGATATTAACTAATGCAAAACATCCATTAATCTATGGACTTTCTAATATATGTAATGAAGCTATTGAGATTCTTGTAGAACTAGCTAAGGTTCTGGGAGCGGCAATAGATTCAACAGCATCTGTATGTCATGGACCTACAGTTCTAGGTTTATCTCATATAGATGTACCTCGAATAACATTAGAGGATGTAAAGGATGTAGATACTGTTGTTATATGGGGTGCAAATCCTTTAGAGGCGCATATAAAGCTATTTACATCTTATATCAATAGCAAGAAGAGAATTATAGCTATAGATGTGAGATATACAGAGACCTTACGATATTCTCATATGGCTATAGTTATTAGACCTGGTAGAGATATAGAGTTGATAAGGAGTATTAGATTAATATTGAAAGGATTTGAGATTGAGGATAAGGAGGTGGCGGGCTTACCAATAGATACAGTATATAGTCTTGTAGATGTGTTGAGGAATGCGAAGAGAGGTGTTTTCTTCATAGGTATGGGTCTAACTATGACTAGGGCTAGTTTTGCAAATATAGTAGAATTGTTAAATCTTGTAAAAGAGCTTAATAGATATGGGAAATGGTCTTTATTACCACTGAGAGGACGTTATAATGTTACAGGTACAAATGTTATTTTGAGAGAAGCTACTGGTTATCCCTTTGGCGTTGATTTCTCTAGTGGAATTCCCAGTATGTTCCCCGGTGTTACTACAGCTGTTGATCTGCTTACTAATGGGAATGTTGATGCGGCTCTTATAATCGGTAGTGACCCTGTAGCCCATTTGCCTAAGAAAGCTGTAGAGAATTTGTTGAGAATACCTATAATAACGATAGACGGTAGATGGAGTTTAACAGCATCATTATCAGATATAGTTATTCCTACAGGTATAACAGGAATAGAATGTGGAGGGACAGCATATAGACTTGATGAAGTGGTTATAGAGTTGAAGAAAGTAGTAGATCCACAAAAAGATATAAGGTGTGATGTAGAGATACTAAGATTGTTACTGGATAGAATTAGGGAGAGAAAACATGGTGGATAG
- a CDS encoding Nucleotidyl transferase (COGs: COG1208 Nucleoside-diphosphate-sugar pyrophosphorylase involved in lipopolysaccharide biosynthesis/translation initiation factor 2B gamma/epsilon subunits (eIF-2Bgamma/eIF-2Bepsilon)~InterPro IPR005835~KEGG: dka:DKAM_0831 putative sugar-phosphate nucleotidyl transferase~PFAM: Nucleotidyl transferase~SPTR: B8D4X6 Putative sugar-phosphate nucleotidyl transferase~PFAM: Nucleotidyl transferase), whose amino-acid sequence MDSDRVIGVILAGGEGSRFRPYTDMIPKPMIPIGIEEKPILEHIVCWLKRFNINRFVFLVGYKWKQIRNYFGNGERFGVSIRYSVDSDEYRGTGGALLNAYKKNMFDTDILLIWYGDIIAQLDVKDLIKKHIESNSDAVIALADRYQVPVGVAEVVADRVTNIVEKPWLNIYVSIAILTLDPKVLSNVEEYLGKSFDIMGDLIPWMLKRNYKVSAYIYRGPWYDIGSFERYKKIDCDLIKGFLEGCSY is encoded by the coding sequence ATGGATAGTGATAGGGTTATAGGTGTTATACTTGCTGGTGGAGAAGGCTCTAGATTTAGACCGTATACAGATATGATTCCAAAGCCTATGATTCCTATAGGTATTGAGGAGAAGCCTATTTTAGAACATATTGTTTGTTGGTTAAAGAGATTCAATATAAATCGTTTTGTCTTTCTAGTTGGATATAAATGGAAACAGATAAGAAATTATTTTGGTAATGGGGAGAGATTTGGTGTTTCTATTAGATATAGTGTTGATAGTGATGAGTATAGAGGTACTGGTGGAGCTCTTCTCAATGCATATAAGAAAAATATGTTTGATACCGATATACTACTTATATGGTATGGCGATATAATTGCTCAATTAGATGTAAAAGATCTTATTAAGAAACACATAGAGTCTAATTCAGATGCTGTAATAGCACTTGCAGATAGATATCAAGTTCCTGTGGGGGTTGCAGAGGTAGTTGCTGATAGGGTAACGAATATAGTTGAAAAGCCTTGGCTAAATATCTATGTATCTATAGCTATTCTTACCCTAGATCCCAAGGTTTTAAGCAATGTAGAGGAGTATTTAGGGAAAAGCTTTGATATTATGGGAGACCTCATACCATGGATGCTAAAGAGAAACTATAAGGTTAGTGCATATATCTATAGAGGTCCGTGGTATGATATAGGAAGTTTTGAAAGATATAAAAAAATTGATTGTGATCTAATTAAGGGGTTTCTCGAGGGATGTTCTTATTGA